AACTCAACCACCTCCACTACCTTCAACAACCACGTCCATCGTAGCCTTCCGGGTTTTAGGAACAATTCAGGTATCCTTGCAGCATTGCCCGGGCCCGATCACGGCTCAGTCCTTTACCGCAAACCCTCAATTCCATCATCGTCATCGAAGGGGATTCCGTCGATGAGGCGACCACCGGCGCCGGGTGACAGAGAACTAATCCAATCTCTTCCTTCCCGGAATTTCAAACAGTCGGCCCCGATGCAAGTGCCTCTGCTATCGATTGCTATGGCGAAGCGAATGAATAGCAAGTTCATCGAAGACGATGATGTAGAGGGAGATGAAGAGATGCTGCCGCCTCACGAGATTGTGGCACGAGCGTCGGGGAGGGAACTGCAGACCACTTTTTCGGTGCTGGAAGGGGTCGGGAGGACCTTGAAAGGACGGGATCTTCGCCAGGTGAGAAACGCTGTTTGGCGCAGAACTGGAtttcttgattgattttttGTTAAGTAGTATCATAGTTGGATTTTTGGCATAATGGGTATGTTCTTGGTGAATTGCTTATCATCAATTTTCCTATTTTGAACGATAAAATGCATCCTTTATACAATTGGAATGCCCAGTTTTTGTATTTCATTGTACTCCAGCTATATCTTAAAGGCATGCCTTGATGACTTAATCAAGGATAGTTCATGACAATCCCACATCCTAGTGTAGTCCTTTGCTTAACAAGGGTAAAATGTGGTTTTGCAAGTCTGGTATATATGGTAGAGCTGCTCGTTGGAACATTGAGCTGTTGTTGATCCATATGTACATTTTATCAGATGATAATGACAATGACAATCCTACCACATTCTCTATCGTATTTTTAATCCTAGCAGTCTAGGCTATAATATTATGCCCAGAGATTAGATTCACTCCTAGTCCTAGCGGTTTGAGCTTAAATGCCCAACGACGATCCAGTTTGTTGTTTCCCTCAATCCCTCTTTTGTACTAGTTTTTGCCAGCTCAGCTGGTTAACCATTCGTTATATCTACGACCGGGTTCTTATGGCATCATATTTGTGAGTATTGTGCTGTTGCACAAGTGTGGGACATGCgccataaaaaacaaaaacaaaaaataaaataaaataaaatatgttgcACCAAATAAGAGGACCATTACAGTCCAACACCACAACGCCTGCATTCTATTTTTGGATGTACCAAATAAGATTAACCATTACGGTCCAGAATGGGAGGCAGAGAATCAGATATTCCCACAACGAAACtatgaaaaatttaaaattcactCGGAAGATCATGATTACCAAGCAAGATACCAAAAAATCCAAACGATGAAtggacaaaaaaatttcaaaataagagAATGAATTGTCCATTGTCTCAAATCAACTGTTAAAAACATGAATCCCTGCTGTCGCACAGAGAGGTAATCCTATTACCATATCCATGGGAATAGCCGATTCATACAATAGGTGAATGTGATCGTTgtacaaaaaccaaaaccataaaAGAGAACATGAAATGGCCCTGTTTCCACATCGTTCAGCCGCACCTGCTATGAACCAGAGATCAGGGTTGTCAAACTTGTACAAagcataaacaaacaaacaaatattgGGTAGAAAAAACAACATCATATGAATGCTCAAAATAAACCATACATGCCATCATACTAGCAAGAGTCCTAAGTAGCAAACCACCTCTCCTTTCCAATTCAAATTCCACAACCAAAACGAATAAAGAATTAGAATGATACCTATTACAACACCAaactttcaaaaacaaatttcagAAAATCAAGAGAAGATTCACCAGAGCTCTATGACCACCAACCACCAAATTAAGGTGAAAATCTCTTGCGCATCTAGTTAGAATTACGAGAAAGGGGGCAACGAGGAGCAACCTGCAAAACACCATGCAATCATCAAACAGCAACTCATATGGTCATATGCACCTCTACCGCATGCCTTGGAAGAACAATAAGGTTGTACTCTAGAGTTCTCTTGGAATTGACTTTATAAGTGTTTTGAGAGTGTGCGATATTTGGTATTTGatagtatgtgtgtgtgtgtttaaatGATATATTTTAAGTCATAAGAGCCTATGGATAAGAGTTTAGTTACTAAACATTCCTACgatttaataaacaaaaaaatatcacaaACGTCCTTAAGTTTGTTTTAATCAGATTTTATGTTATTAGTTGACTTGGAACATTTCTGTCTCACAACTTCAAGTGCTCTAAAACACATTAAAATATCTTCCCATGCTATCTAAGGTGTTTTGTCAATCCTATGAGAACATTTGAAAAACTCTCAAGCATAATCTCTTTAAGAAAACCTCATAAACAACTCATAAAAACAATCAAATACCTATAAAAATTAAACTTTCAAGCACAACTTTAACACAAGAGATATCCGATTGCATTAACATAATACCAGTTATGCCACAAACAATTATAAAATGAAATTGAATTGGGTTAGAATAAGGTTTCAGACATCCAAGGAAGGATTATAGCAGCACTAACTCTCAAGCCTGGCGAAGACGAAAGTTCTTAGACGGCCACTGCGAATGTCTTGAGAAACAAGCCTTTGAATTTATCATCATCAACCTTATCTATTCTAACCACCAAAATTCACACTCAAATATCACAACTCTGTAAAAGCAAGTATCAATTATCAATAAGAACAAAACACCCGACTCCCTAGCAAACTTGTAATGCCCTAacattcaaaaacaaataatcATGGTATGTTTTACAGACAAACAACATACCACATTTAACATATGGGAAAGTCAAAACAGTTGATTTGCATCCAAAAATGTGTCCACATATCACTAACTGTGCAGCATATGATTATAAAGTCATGTTAGAAGTGGTTAGAATAAGGTCTCAGACATCTAAGGAAGGATTATTGCAACATTAACTCTCAAGCCTGGCGAAGGCGAAAGTTCTCAGGCGGCCACTGCGAATGTCTTGAGAAACAAGCCTTTGAATTTATCATCATCAACCTTATCTCCTCCAACCAACCACAAAAATTCACCCAAAAAATCACTACTCTTTAAATACAAACATCAATTATCAATACGAATTGAACACCTTAGCAAACTTGTCATGCCCCTAACATTCGTAATCAGCCAccaaataacaaataatcaTGCTATGTTCTCACTTTTCACAGACAAACATACCGCATTTGAAAAGCTAAAAAACTGCATATTAACATATGGGAAAGTAAGACAGTTGATTTGCCTTCAAAAATGCATCCACATATCACTAATTATGAGGCATACAATTATTAAATGATGATAGAAGTCGTTAGAATAAGGCCTCAGACATCCAAGGAAGGGTTATCACATTATTAACTCTCAAGCCTGGCCAAGGCAAAAGTTCTCAGGGCCACTGCAAATGTCTTTATAAACAATCCTTTGAATTTACTTCTATCTCTAACCAGCCACCAAAAtcatcccaaaaaaaattaacacttaatatatattttgtggAATGTgctataaggatggcaaaatCAATTATCAGTACAAACTGAAGACCTGAGCTAACTTGTCAAGTTAAAACATTCTCAAGAGGCAACTGACTAACGAATAATCTTGTATGTTTTCACAgacaattataaaaataaaataaaactgcAAATTAACACATGGGAAAGTCAGACACTATATTTGCCTCCAAAGATTCATTCACATAGACAAACTATGCGGCATGACATTATACAACAATGCTACGAGTGGTTAGAACAAGGCCTCAGACATCCAAGGAAGGATTATAGCAGCACAAACTCTCAAGCCTGGCGAAGGCGAAAGTTCTCAGGCGGCCACTGCGAATGTCTTGAGAAACAAGCCTTAAAAGTTTATCATCATCGACCTTGAGTTATCTAACCACCAAAACAAAAGGTCTGAAACTATGTTTTCGGTAAAAGATGAGCAAAACCGTTGTAAGGCAATTCGTACCAACAAATCAGCCATCCATAAAATACTCATACGTTCCCTAAAACAGATGACAAAAACTAATGAAAAGCAAAATCAAAGACAACTGAAGTAAGAAACGAACGGGCAAGTCATGGATTACCCATTTGCTGGGAAGCACAACATTACAATAGCAGAAATATAAGCAAATTCCAAATAGTAATATGAAACTGTTTCCCACCAGAATTTGAGACAACAATGGACCTGCAAATTCCCGTTTAGTGGAAACAACCGTAGATATAGCAGCTTATGAAACTACATACCTAGGCGTCCAAAAAAAACGTGGAAATAGCAGAGAGATATTGTCTCATTAAGAAACTTCAGGTGAGACAATAAGGGGAACTCGAAAGGGAAACCCTAACAAGACCCCCAATATGGTTATAGCTTGATATTGCGCAGCTATGACTCAAAACGCTTCCATGTTTTCCTGTGGAAGGCGATCTTAAGGGCTGCGCTTTCAACTCAAGAAGAGATTGGATTCAAATCGAAATAGAACCCTAAAATTGCAAATCAAACATTATGAGAAACCCTACCCCTCGGCGGCTACCAGTGCTCGAGGCTCGAACGACACGATCTATTCTGTTTATATAGGAGCCAGCCTATGTCGGTGCTAATGACGTGTTGGGCCTTAAGACATTTTTAAAACATAAATGGGCTACTCCGACGTCTTCATAAGCCCAAATCTTTTGTGTTTAATTTATGTAGCCCAAATTTAGGCCCAATAATTGCCAATTGTTTAGGCCCAATAATCAAGACCCATAAGAAAACATGACTCGCCTCCTGACAGTTGTCCTGTGCACATTTTTTGTAAGCTCTAATTATATTTCATATCAGacatatttttttcaatatatataaaaattgtaTCTAAATTGTATAAAAGATGTGGAACTTTCGTTATTGTACTTTCAAAACATGGTAAAGTCAAGTCGTCGTGTAGGGGTAATGTGTGTGGAAATTGTTCCCAAAGGAATTTCCCACCAAAAAGCATGGACACTTGAAAGGTGAGTCGTCGTAATTTATGAAGTAATATTTATGATTTTACTAATTTATACGGTCAAATCTACAAGTGATATAATATGTCGATGGGGTCACCGGCAATTTGCAAAGACTAAAAAGAATTACAATTGTGAAAGTCTTTTAACACCAGAATTTATGTGTTGGTGTCGATAGAGATCACCAACAACCCACAATGACCTATTGATGATATATTTTGTATGTAAGAATACTTGAAAATTAAACACTAAGAATTTACAATGTGGTAATCAATGGTAAAACTTTCTTGAAATTCAACAAAACTCGAGCTTAAATTCTGAGATGGTGGGACATTGCTGAAATTGCTGAACTTTCATCAACTAAGTACACACTAAATTCTTTTTAATGCACACATTAAACTTTCCAAATTATctctttataaaaaaattgtctGCTGATCGATGAAATTCTTGTGTTATTTTTTAATGTGAATAGCTGCAAATGCAATCAACCGCaccagaaatttaaaaaaaaaagaaaaaagggtccATAAAATCTTGAGACGAATTCATAACATAAGCTGCTCTAAAACTGTTTTATGCAAGGTGGACATTTTTTTAACACAATAATGCTTCAAGATcttatgtaaaataaatataaataaagaatTGGAAGAaaggcccaaaaaaaataattcagaaTATTATAATTTTCCACCCtattcacatcaacaatattatttaCTTTGGGTTGTTCAGTTTCCAAATGATACATTTGGTCCGTATGACTTTACCTTTTCAAGAGATCATTCATCTCAATAATGCTCTTGCCAAAACAAACTTAACTGGGGAGTTATTATGTGATATTGTCATAAAAAAATGTGTTGTTGATGATTAACCattgaaattatttatatatgttaataCAGAATGTCAAATCCCACCTCCAGTAGTTGTGGAATCTGTTTGTGGATAGTTTGTCTTTTAGCGTCGGAGACTTTGAGCTTCCGCAAGTTTTTCAATGTTCTTCAAAATGTTTGTCTTATTAATtacagctagctagctagctgttTTACACTTTCTAATATTCTATGACAAGTCAGACTTCCCGCGTAAAAATGTAActttttgtgtgtatatatatagtggatgatctaaagtcccaaaaaaaaaaaaaaagggtctcatttctagttttttttttaaaacttgttttttattattatttaatttgggAAGACGTTTTGTAGTATTACTGAATGGGAGGGATATTTGATATTACTTAAAACTAGACTCCAACGGAAAACTAAGGTTGTGTTTgcttgtttggtatcactttcaaaatttttgaaaacaaaaataaaaaacaaagacataaaacataaaatgaaaacataaaatttaaaCTTCTTTGGTTGAAACATGAAGtgtgtttatatttttattttcataataatagaatatatccacaccattatattaaaatataaagtgtgtttatgcttttattttcataataatagaatatatccacactactatatttttcataactgcaGCATTTGTCGTGTCTATTGTAACGTAATTTACTATTGAAAAtatcagcagaaagaaaaaaagataagaaataaaacaataacccaaagtatatttgatcattatcttcatatctctatgtaatttgcaatctgaaatcttaaagaaagtgcaatctataattagtgtaactagttctgtttccaaaacttttaaataccttttttttttgtcttgttttcaaaaattttgaaaacctgtttttggttttcataaaaatcaaaacagaaaatacaaacaaacaatattttttgtttttattttatattttttaaaaattaaaacaaaaaatatgaaataaaagtgataccaaacagaccctaagattttgtgaagaaaaatatttgaaatgacATTAGCATACTAAGAAAATAATTAGGAAAGCGAGGATGATCGAAGGGTGAGGTGAGCAACAAAACAATGGTTAAAGGGTTAGaaagtttaatttaatttaatttaagctCGGTTCTTTTGTCATACATGTCGAGTTCGGGCTGGGTCTATAACCGGGCCGTCCTAGTGTCCTGGCCAACTTTCATCCTTAGCCGTCGGCAGTCACCATCCATTTGACCAGCGTATTTAGCCATCTATGTGAACACATTGGCTACGTACATGTATATAGACTTGTTTCTTTTCAAGACTTGATTGTCTCTTACTTTGATTATACTGCTTTGGTGCGATGCAAATTTCGATTATAATATTTCATTTCAGTTGGAAAATGCAGTCAAATGTTTGGGGCTATTTATTGACTGAGATTGTACGAGTCCAAGACAAGTCAGACAATGTCTGGAGTAGCATAAaagtataaaataaataaataaattatatatatgtattcgaACATTTCACCTATTTTGAAATCTTCATgactttttttttgcctttataAATCtgaattaattttattgatgaaaaaTATAAGGGAAAAGAGTAAAGACCAAAAGAAATTGATCgaggaaacaaacaaacatagtTAGTAAACAAAACTAACAGAACCTATTAGGAGAACTTGAAAGAACCACAAACAATCAAACCTAAGACGAACAACAAGAAACATCCGGGAACATAGAGCGAGCGTAGCTGCTAATTGTCTTCCAAGGCAcaaacaattccaaagtttaGGAGGAAATTGAAACCAAAAATGAATCCCCAACTAAGGGAGAATTTACCTATTTGAAATCGTGAGTTTGATTCCTAATTAACCTAAACTTGTGGTCGGAATTTCTATGTATTGTGCGGGTCTATGAGTTTAGCTAGTCCATATCCGAAAACATattcatatgtatgtatatatagatatattctCTGAGGACATAAAATAAAgacatatacacacacgttaAGAATTTAAATGATGTCttaatttttagggttcaaaacatttattttaatttgaaaaaaaatgtatttatatttcgctaaatttttttttaaaatttgaaaaaatatatttatatatatactcttgttTGATGTTTCCACAAAAACGCGCGTACGCGGAAGTTTCAAGCGACAAGCGTGTGCGCCTCTGACTCtgttctctctatttttctcaTTATACTCGTTTTGCGCGTAACTTTCATGCTGTTTCTCATCACTTACtattcccattcccattccctTATATATACAATCAGTACACCACGAATTAattacagagaaaaaaaaaaaaaacttgaactGTGTTTGTAATAGAAAATCATGGATAATATGCCGCCTGGGTATCGATTTTATCCGACGGAAGATGAGCTGGTATCTTTTTATCTGCACAACAAGCTTGAAAACACCAGGGATGACCTTTACCATGTCATGGATAGGGTTATTCCTGTCCTTGATATCTACCACTTCTATCCATCAGACCTTCCATGTACGAATAATTCATCTTTCTCTATTGATTTTTCACTactctaatttttctttttctgaacatttatatatatgaatattgtTTGGATGTGCAGATTATGCTGGAGATCGTTGTCAAGGAGATCCCGAGCAGTGGTTCTTCTTTATTCCGAGACAAGAGAGCGAGGCGCGTGGAGGGAGACCGAAGAGGCTCACAGATTCTGGTTACTGGAAGGCAACAGGGTCTCCTGGATATGTTTATTCATCAGAACATAGAATAATTGGAGTGAAGAAGACCATGGTGTTTTATGAGGGAAGAGCGCCAACTGGAACCAAAACTGACTGGAAGATGAATGAGTATAAAGCCATAGATGGTGAACCACTATCCTCTACTACTACTACTTCTGCTCTTGCACTTCCAAAGGTAATTTTAGTTGtgagagggagaaaaaaaaaaccctagaacATCTATAAACAGTAAGATTATTAGTTTATTCATTGCTTCATGTccattttttttgcaaaaaataCAACCGGATTtccttttctaattttttcctAGGAAACTATGGCACTAGATGATTACATATAATAGTTCTAATATGTGGATGCAATTTTTGCATCTAAGGTATTATTTCCTCTGGGGTATCTCCACAGTCGCATAATTTGCACCCTTCCTTTATGGTTTTATTCTAGGAAATTATCTCATCTCCCACACTCAAACCCATAACCTCTTTAAGGTGAGAAAGTGATCAAGTGTTAAAGTCTTAATttgggcttcttttttttcgttTAATTTTACAGTTAAGGCAAGAATTCAGTTTGTGCCGAGTatacaagaaatcaaaatcattgAGGGCATTTGACAGACGTCCAGTGACAGTGAACAGGCCAGCGATAAAACAATATGATCAGGCAACAACAACATCTCCAATAATATTAATGGAGGTCATGAAAGCAACTTCTCTTGATAGTTCATCATCCTCAGGAGATCAGCATCATCACAACCACTGCCCCTCTCAATCTCAAACTCTGGAAGCTAATGCTATAAGAAATACTACCGGTATGTGGACGCATGCTATGAATGATATTGATGAACCTGTGTTGGACTGGGAACATTTTGACTGGGAACATTTTGATATGCCGTAAAATATCAAAATGATTTGGATTGTTGGCTAAATAAATTAATGATCAAGCTAGTTTTTGTGTAATACACTAATACTTATATGTATGCAAgtaatatatatcatatatatatatatatatgtttgagaaTTACTTATCTTAATTTCTAGATATGGAATTAaccttatgtttgaaaatgtatacTTGGATGATCTTAATATTAACCTAATTCATTGGATGGATGAATGCGAGATTAGTGTTTTGACTTCTGAGTTCAATTTACATTCACAAGAGTAGACCAAGGCATGATGTATGGCTttagcttgaaagttgaaacaaattAAGGCAAATTCCTGCAATGCATATTCTATATAAATTTCCAACTAAATTTTTCGATggaatcatttaaaaaaaaaaaaaaaaagttggactAAAGTACTCGGTGATCCCCCTCACTGATCATATTTTTCTCTAAATTTGACAGCACGAGGCCACAAAAAGTCCAAAAGAATTGACAGATATACCAAAATTTTTTTCCAAAGAAGTTACATTACTAAAATCCTAGAAGTTGTGAGGAGTGGGTATACTGCGCAGCCAcagttttgtctttttttattcAGTTTTTGAAATCTTCGAGGAGTTTCTATACAAGAAAAACCTCCAAGTCAAGTCCCTTGCAATCGCAATTTGTCCATCCGCACATGTAAATTGTTTAAATTGTCAAAATAGAATAATcgagtatataatatatatatatatatataggtcatTGGCCAATGACAAACTGAGCTTTGTAATTTCAAGCCAATTAACACATCCAAGTCAACGCTAGCTTTTCAAGTTGTAAAATCACACGAATTTCTTTTCATTACATGTTTTTGAGACTAAATGAAGAGTTCCATGTGTGGGTACGCTTTCAAACAAGTAGAACACTTCTTTTTTCCCATCAATAACAAACAATTTTCCTCCCTGTCTCCAAGTTTTACACCCTTAATTTACACCATTATACCATTATGTGAGAATTTCTGTGTGTGTAGTACTTTATGTAAAGCTTATTTTAGGAGTCGCCCACACTGAATTCTCTAAAAGAGTACCTGTAAAACAACAAATTTAGACCGTCACAAGCGTAGAATGAAAGAGTTTGTCAGTGccttttaaaaaatatacacgaaaaataatataaaaaaaggagcgattttttgtttcttttccctTGACGCAGATGCGACTCAACCATGTGAACTTAAGGGGGGGCATGAGAGACACAAGTCACCAGTCATCCTCAAGGCTGGCACGATGGAAGCACATGACAGTACATACGAATATGAAAAATGGTGTGAATTCAATGAACATGGCACTCGTCTCAATCATATATATCAGCATGCCTAAGGATGATAAGAATGGCTATACTTCCAACAGCTGATGCTCCAGTCATGAATTTAGCAGCATCTATCCAGCTGCAATATAAACGTTTCAAGCAAACATAGAATAAGGAATTATATATAAGAAAATGATACAAGAGGAAGACCTGTGAAAAGGAAATGGTGTCGACAAAGTACTAAAAAACTGGGAATGGGATTGCAGTCAGCTGGCGATTTCTCGAGCTAGCTATGTGATATCAGAGTAACTTAAACGTTGCTACAAGAAGAATAAATTAAGGTGCCCATTTCACAGAACTTTTAGCCTTTTAACTAAATATCCTTTAAAAGGCCAAATTTTATCAGGCTTACCATtgccctttctttctttttctttttctttttacgaGAAAAGGGTCATATCTATAGAACACTGTTATCAACAATTCGTGGGTACCAGTACCAGAACGAAAACAAAGCACAGCAAATGGTTGGTGATATAAAATTGTATCTGTATCATAGAACATACAAAGTATCCAACAGAAAATGGACagtaacagaaaaaaaaaaaaaaaaaaaaaacaacaacaacaacatcaaaCAACTGTTAGCTCATGTCAAACTAGGTCTCCCATTAGAAAGGTTTTTATATATTTCTTAGAAACTGTAAGTTGAAAAGGTATGAAGTTACTGAGAAACACTTCTCTATAGGTTAAAAGTACGTGGAATTACTCACCCTCCACCGTCCCGGCTAGTCAAAAACTGACTCGGCTCCTGTCCTGTGCATATTTTTTGTAAGCTCTAATAAAATTTCAAGAGAGACCGGATATTTTCTCAAAAGAAACATAATTTTAACTCCTTGTatttcatatcatacatacatatatatatatatatatatatatatatatatatatatatatatatatatataaagatccCAATACCCAATTTAGGAATAAATCAAATTGTATttaaattgtataaaaaaatgTGGAACTTTCGTTATTGTACTTTCGAATAATGCTAAAGTCAAGTCATATCGACGTGTAGGGGTTCATGTACGTGGAAATTGTTTCCAAAGGAATTTCCCACCAAAAAGCATCAACACTTGGAAGGAGAGTCTAGTATGGAAGTAA
The window above is part of the Tripterygium wilfordii isolate XIE 37 chromosome 3, ASM1340144v1, whole genome shotgun sequence genome. Proteins encoded here:
- the LOC119989106 gene encoding NAC domain-containing protein 90-like — protein: MDNMPPGYRFYPTEDELVSFYLHNKLENTRDDLYHVMDRVIPVLDIYHFYPSDLPYYAGDRCQGDPEQWFFFIPRQESEARGGRPKRLTDSGYWKATGSPGYVYSSEHRIIGVKKTMVFYEGRAPTGTKTDWKMNEYKAIDGEPLSSTTTTSALALPKLRQEFSLCRVYKKSKSLRAFDRRPVTVNRPAIKQYDQATTTSPIILMEVMKATSLDSSSSSGDQHHHNHCPSQSQTLEANAIRNTTGMWTHAMNDIDEPVLDWEHFDWEHFDMP
- the LOC119991874 gene encoding uncharacterized protein LOC119991874, translating into MDSATRHRRSTSSDRFLFLPSYNSPTPADAAASAVGDELNEDDILWKGDFTAPNENNHNSTTSTTFNNHVHRSLPGFRNNSGILAALPGPDHGSVLYRKPSIPSSSSKGIPSMRRPPAPGDRELIQSLPSRNFKQSAPMQVPLLSIAMAKRMNSKFIEDDDVEGDEEMLPPHEIVARASGRELQTTFSVLEGVGRTLKGRDLRQVRNAVWRRTGFLD